Within Streptomyces sp. NBC_00704, the genomic segment CAGGTCGACGAGGTTGGTGCCGCCGCCGAGGTAGCGGGCGTCCGGGTCGGAGTCGAGCAGGGCGACGGCGCCCGCGACGTCGGGAGCCTTGCGGTAGTCGAACTCCTTCATGCGGCAGGCTCCTTGGTCTGCGGTCCGGCGTCCGTGCCCGCCGGGGGACCGGCTTGCGCGGCGCCGGCGACGGCCTCGACGATCGACGTGTAGGCGGCGCAGCGGCACAGGTTGCCGCTCATGCGTTCACGGATCTCGTCCGCGGTCAGAGGCGGCGGCCCGGCCGCGGGCCGTACGTCCGCCGTGACGGCGCTCGGCCAGCCGGCGGCGTGCTCGGCGAGCACGCCGATCGCCGAACAGATCTGCCCGGGCGTGCAGTAGCCGCACTGATAGCCGTCGAGTTCGAGGAACGCCTGCTGCACCGGGTGCAGCCGGTCGCCGTCCGCGACGCCCTCGATGGTGGTGATCTCGCGCCCTTCGGCCGCGACGGCGAACTGCAGACAGGCCACGGTCCTGCGGCCGTCGACCAGAACCGTGCAGGCTCCGCACTGCCCCTGGTCGCAGCCCTTCTTCGTGCCGGTGAGGTCGAGTCGTTCGCGCAGGGCGTCGAGCAGGGTGGTGCGGTGGTCGACGGGCAGCGTGTGCTGCTCGCCGTTGATGTGCAGGGTGATGACGCTGGACGTCGGTAAGGCCATGAGAGCTTCTTTCGCGCTTTCGGGAAGCCGGGCGGCGCCCGCCGGCGCCCGGCGGACGCCGACTGCGCCGAGGAGTGGGTGACGGGGTGGACGCGCGGGTCGGCACTGAGGTCGCGCGGACCGCCGCTCGTGGTCCGGCCGGGGCTATCGTTGTCCTCGAACCGGACAATCGTCCGCTGCCGACAAACGTAACGGACAGCTGTCCGCTTATCAAGGGTGTACATCCCGCACGCCCCGAGGAGAGCCGAGTGCAGCACGAGGACAACGCGAAGCTGCGCTCGGACGCACAACGCAACCGCGAGCGCATCCTCGAAGTCGCCCTGGCCGAGCTGACGGTGTGCCCCGACGCGCCGCTCAGCGCGATCGCCAGGAAGGCGGGCGTGGGACAGGGGACCTTCTACCGCAACTTCCCCCACCGCGAGGCGCTCGTCCTGGAGATCTACCGCCACGAGATGCGGCAGGTCGCCGACAGCGCGGCCCAGCTGCTCGACGAGCTGCCGCCGGACCGGGCCCTGCGCGCCTGGATGGACCGGCTGGCCGAGTTCGCCATGACCAAGGCCGGGCTCGCCGACGCGATGCGCCTCGCCGCCGGCCGGCGGGGCGGCCTGGCGAAACCGGCGCACACCCCCGTCACCGACGCGGCCGATGCCCTCCTGCGCGCCAACGACGCCGTGGGCTCCATCCGGCCGGGCATGACCGCCGACGACCTGATCCTCGCCATCGGAGGCCTGTGGCAGCTGGGCCCCGCGGACGACTGGCGTCCACGGGCCGCCCGGCTCCTCGACCTCGTCATGGACGGGCTGCGCGCCGGGGCGCCCGGACCCGGCGGCCCGGCCGCCTGACAGGCCCCTCCGCGGCGGCCCGCCGCGAGGACCGCCCGCCTTCCGTTTTACGAGTGTTCGCCGAGCTGGAGAACGCCTCCGAGGGAGAAGCACAGCGCGCCGGTCAGGGTGCCCCAATTGGCGATGTCGGCGTTGACGAGGCTGCCGGTGGCGGGGCGGGTGTAGGCGGCGAGCGCCGAGACCATGAAGAGCACGGACCCGAGCTGGTTGACGGCCACGATCCACTCCCCGAGGCCGTGGAGCCGCAGGCGCAGCCGGCCGTGCAGGATCTCGGCGACGGCGAGGTGACCGGAGATCAGGAAGAGGACGCAGCCGATCACGTCGGGCGCCCAGACGAGCCGGTTGACCTGCTGCACCGTCAGGCCCTGCAGAAAGGAGTCCAGCAGGTCGACGGCGAAGACGAGCGTGCCCGCGAAGAGCACGAAGGCGCTCAGCCAGTCCACCCGCCCCGGCTCGTAACTCCACCACCGCCGGCGCGGGGTGACCAGCCGTCCCGCTCCGCCGGCCACGTGCCGGGGCGCGTTGACCGCCTGGAGCAGCGAGACGTACCCGCCGAGGGTGAAGAACAGACCTCCCACGAAGTAGATCGAGGCGCACTCGGTGGCGTCGCCCGAACCGAACTGGGCGACGGCGGCGCCGGCCGCGAAGAGAGCCCCGCCGACGACGAAGGCGACCGCGGCGACGGCGTTGAACCGCCGCAGCCGGGCGAGGGAAACGGCGTCCGCCCGGACGTGGTGAGCGGGCCCCGCACCGGAGGGGCGCACGGAGAGCACCCCGCGCCGGCGCGCGAGGCGCGACTCCCACACGGCGGTGCCGCCGTCGGGAAGGCGCCAGGTGAGCCGGGTGACGAACGGTCCCGCGCCCTCGGCGCGCTGCTCAGGTTGCCCCACGGGCCGAGCCTAGAACCCCGGCAGGGCCGGAACCGGGACAAAACGCCGCCCCGGCCACCGCCGCGGCCGCGGCCGCGCAGGACCTTCACGGCCGCCCGTTCCTCGCCGTCCGTCGAGACGTGACCGACGACCGGCGACGGACGGCCGGCGACGGACGCAGGGCTTGCGGCCGGGGAACGACGGCCGGCGAACGACGGCCGCCGGCGCTCGGCAGGCAGGCCGGAGTGCGGGCGCCCATGGCGGTCGGCCCGCGACGACGGACGTCAGTCGACGTCCACGGGGCCGTCGTCCGACTTCTTCTGCTTGCCGCTGCGCAGCTGGAGCAGCCCGTCGCCCTTGTTCTCGGACCGGGCGCCGGAGGAGCGGGCGCCGTCGGGCTCCTGGCTGCCCAGGTTCTGGCGCACCGAGTCGAGGATCGTCAGGCCCTGGGACACGAGACCGGCGGCGATCTCCCCGAGACCGTCCGCGCCGTTCAGGACGTTGACGTTGGCCCCGGCGAGCCCGCCGGCGGCCTCCTTGACGATCTGCGGGAGCTGGTCGATCAGCATCCGGTCGAGCGCGACCCGGTCGTACGAGGCGGCCGCCTCGGCCTGGATCTTCATGCGCTGCGCCTCGGCGGCGGCGAGGATCCTGACCCGCTCGGCCTCGGCCTCGGCGGGCTTCACGACCTCGGCCACCAGCTGCTGCTGACGCAGCTTGGCCTGGCGCAGGGCGAGTTCGGTCTGCGCCGCGAGCACCTCCTGCTGGGCGTGGGCCTGGGCCAGCGGTCCCGCCTGGGCGGCCTGCGCCTGGGCGCGGTCGACCTCGGCCGAGTACTCGGCCTTGACGACGGCGGTCTGCCGCGCGTACTCCGCCTGCTTGCGGGCCGCCTCCTGCTGCGCCTCGGCCGCGGTCTGGGTGGCCTGCGCCTGCGCGATCTGCGCCTGCCGCTGGATGGCCGCCTTGTGCGGCGCGGACATCGCGTCGATGTAGCCGGTGTCGCCGTCGTCGATCGACTGGATCTGCAGCGAGTCGACGATGAGGCCGATCTTCGCCATCTCCGTCTTCGAGGTGTCCAGGACCTCCGCGGCGAGCTTCTGCCGTTCGGTGACGATCTCCTCGACGGTCATCGAGCCGATGATGGCCCGCAGATGACCGGCGAAGATCCGGCCGGTGAGCACGGACATCTGATCCTGGTCGGAGAGGAAGCGCTGGCCCGCGTTGATGATGCTCTCGTGGTCGTTGCCGACCTTGAAGGCGATGACCGCGCGCACGTGCAGCGCGATGCCCTGCCGGGTCACACAGGTCTCGGTGACCTCGGACTCGCACATGGACAGGGTGAGGAACCGGACCTTGCGGAAGACGGGGAGCACGAACTTGCCGTGCCCGGTCACCACACGGAACGGCGCGCCGCCCAGTCCGCGCCTGCCTCCCGAGATCAGCATCGCCTCGTCGGGGGCGGGGACGCGGTATCCGAACATGCCTGTACTCCTCAGCCTGCGCCGGCGGTGTCCTCGCCGAGCGCGTCCAGTGGATCCACCCATTCGATGACGCCGACCTCGCGGCATCCACGCGATTCGATCACAAGCACCGCCGAGCCGATCGGCAGGGGCTCCTCCGACCACGCGAGGAAGGTCTCCGTGCCGCCCCTGACCCGCACCAGGACCTCGCCGGGACCCGCGGATCCGCGGGTGGCGACGAGCAGGTCTCCCGTGCGGCCGATCACGGCCTCGTCCTGCGGCATCACGGCCGTCCTCCTCGCCCTGGCTCCCGTGTCCGACGATAGTCCCCGTGCGCCGGGGACCAAAGGGCGGGAACACCCCGGTTTCACCGGCGCGTGCGCGGGGCGAGGGGGAGCACCGGCAAGGGGCGCGAGCCGTGGCCGTCACCACGGCCGACGCCACCGGCGCGTCGGCGGTCCGGGGGCTTCGCACGCCGTCCGGTGTCCCGGCCGGCGAGCCCGCCCGCCTCACTCGCGAGAGTGAGAAGCGCCCTCCATCAGTACGGCAGGAGACGCCCCGACGGCGTCCTGCGGTCGATGTCGTCCTTCGAGGGCGCGGAGGGCCGACGCGTCACACGGACATGAATCCTGGACTGACGATTCATGGCGTCCTCCTGATGTTCTGCGTCGGCTACCGAGTACATGCCCCGCAGTAGCCGCCTCCATCCCCCGACCGCACACCGGGCGTGTGTCGAGCCCTCGAGCCCTCCTCGTGAACGGCCGGCAGATCCGGTGAACGGGCGGCATTTCCGCCATTCGCGCCGCCGGCGGTGACCAGCGGGGCCGTTCCGCCCTCTTCAGTAGGGGACCGACCTACGGGGGGAACGATGAACTGGTCCAGGACGGTGGCCGTCGCGGCGGCCGGGCTCGTGCTGTGCGGATGCGCCACGACGACGGGCACGGGAGGGGCGACGCCGAGCACGGGCGCCTCCGCGCACCCGGCGTCCGTCACGTCGGACAGCCCGGGCACGGCCGACACCAAGCCCTTCCTCATCCTCAACGGGCAGACCGACGCCCGCCCCGGGGAACTCGTCCACATGATGCTCTACAACGTCAGCCGGGCGCAGGGCGGCGACGCGGTGAGCGCCCGGTCCCCCGCGTTGACCGCGCCCGTGCGGCTGCGCTGGGAGGACGGCCACTACGGGGCCGTGGGCACCCGCAGGACGACGGCCGGACCCGGCTGGTATCCGCTCACGGTCACCGTCCACGGCCGCACCGTGTCCAGCGACCGCATCCAGGTCGTCCCCTCCCGGCGCCCCTCCTTCACCCTGCCCGCGTCGCGGAACGACGTGACCCGCCCCGGCGAAGCGGTGTGGCTGGAGTTCGACGACCTGTACCCCGGTGAGCGGGGAGCCGGCTTCACCGTGCGCTCCGCCGCCCTGCCCGCCCCCGTGCGCCTCGTCCACGACGCGTACCGGGACTTCTACAACCCCCGGCTCTTCTCCGCGCGGCCGGGGCTCAAGCCCGGCCTCGCGGACGGCACGTACGCCTTCGTGCTGTACGGCCCGCACGGCCGCCGCATCGCCGCACAGCGGCTGACGGTCCGGGCGTCCCGGCCCGGCGACGGCGACTACCGGGGGAAGGCGCACGACCTCGGCTTCTACGACCCGGGCCGGGGCTACGCGGCCACCGGGCACACGTTCCGGGCCGGCGTCGGGCGCCGGGTCGCCGTCATGTGGCACGACCGGTATCCGGACCCGGGCGAGGAGACGCGGCTGACCGCCACCTCACCGGCGTTCACCGGGGTGCTCCGCCTGCGCCGCGACGACAGCAAGGGCGCCGACGGCGACGACCCGCGCTTCTTCGGCACGGCCACCGTGCGCTCCGGCCTCATGCCCGGCCGCTACCCCGTGACGGTCGTCTCCCACCACGGCCGCGTGAAGAAGACCGCGTACCTGACGGTGACGGCGCGGTAGGGCCACGCCGCCGCACGAGAGCGCGCCCGGGGATGCCGCGTCGCGCCCTCGTGCGACACTCGCTGCCATGTTTGGCGTCATCGACCTCCCCACGTATCTCGCAGGCCTCGTCCTGATCGTCCTGCTGCCCGGTCCGAACTCGCTCTACGTACTGTCCGTCGCCGCCCGGCGGGGCGTCCGCACCGGTTACGCGGCCGCGGCCGGCGTGTGGTGCGGGGACGCGGTGCTGATGACGCTGTCGGCCGCCGGAGTGGCGTCCCTGCTCCAGGCCAACGCCGTGCTCTTCGGGATCGTTAAGTACGCCGGCGCCGGATATCTGACCTGGCTGGCCGTCGGGATGCTGAGGGCCGCGCACGCGATGTGGCGGTCCCGGCGCGAGCCGGCCGCGCGCGACGCCGAGCCCGAGGCGGCGGTGGCCGGGGAGCGGCCGTTCCGGCGTGCCCTGGTGATCAGCCTGTTCAACCCGAAGGCGATCCTGTTCTTCGTCGCGTTCTTCGTGCAGTTCGTCGACCCGGGGTACGCCTACCCGGCCGTCTCCTTCGTGGTGCTGGGCGCGTTCGCCCAGCTCGCGAGCTTCCTCTATCTGACGGCTCTGATCTTCAGCGGGACCCGGCTCGCGGAGGCCTTCCGCCGCCGCAAGCGCCTCAGCGCGGGCGCCACGACCGCCGCCGGCGCCCTCTTCCTCGGCTTCGCCGTCAAGCTCACGCTCGCGAGCGCCTGAGCGCGCCGAGCGGGCCGGGCGCCGGTCCCGGCCGGCAGCCCCCGCGCACGCACGGAAGCTGCCGGCCGCCGGGACGGTGAGATTGTCGGGACGGTGAGGTCGTCGCGGAGGCGGCGACAGGGGGTCTGCCGGGTCAGGGCATCATCTCGTAAGCCCCGGAGAGGGCCTCGACGCGCTGCCAGACGCGCTCCGAGCGAGCCGCGTCGACGACGGGACGCCGTACCGCGCCGAGCGCCCACCGCTGCTGCTCCGCGCTGGCGGAGTCCTTGCCGTGCAGCTCGACGGCGTGCGCGGAGAAGTCGCGCACGAGGACGGCGAACAGCTCGTCGAGCACGTCCTCGTCGAGGCCCGCCAGGGCGGCCTGCTCCAGGACCAGCTGCGCGTGGACGACGAGCGCGAAGAGCTGCCCCACGGCGAGGAGCAGGTCGAGGTCCTGGGACTGCTCCTTGTCGGGAGCGGCCGTGAGCACGAACTCGCAGAGCGCGTCGGCCTGCTCCCGGAACCGGGCCACGTTGGCCAGGCGCGCGTACGCGTCGAACGCGGGCCGCCAGTCGTGGAAGCGGACCGAGCCGAGGCCGCGGGCCGGGCCCTGGCGGAAGAGGAAGGCGTCGTCGGCCGCTTCGAGACGGGTCGGCACGGGCTCGTGGGCGACCGGGTCGAGGAGGTGGTTGCGCAGGAACTTGAGGATCAGGGCCAGGTTGACGTGGACGGTGCCCTCCAGCTTCGGCAAGCCGCGGATCTCGACGGCTGCCTGGGCGAAGTAGTTGTCCTTCTCGAAGCCCTTGGCGGCGACGACGTCCCACATCAGGTCGACGACCTTCTCGCCCTCGGTGGTCACCTTCATCTTCGTCATGGGGTTGAAGAGGAGGTAGCGGCGGTCGTCGGGGCCCGCGGTGCGGAAGTAGTCGACGGCGCGGTCGCTGAACAGCTTCATGCCGACGAGTCGCACATAGGCGTCGGTCAGCTCCCGCCGCACATGCGGGAAAGCGGTGACGGGCCGGCCGTAGAGGATGCGGTTCCGGGCGTGGGTGACGGCCTCGTACATCGCGTGCTCGCAGATGCCGATCGAGGCGGTGCACAGGTTGAACTTGCCCACGTTGACCGTGTTGAGCGCGGCGTCGAACGCGGCGCGGCCGGTGTGCAGGACGTCCTCCGGCGTCACCGGGTAGTCCTCCAGGCGGAACTCGCTGACGTACTTCGACGAGTCGACGACGTTCTTGACCAGGTGGTACTCGGGGCGGCGGCTGTCGGCGGCGAAGAAGACGTAGCCGTCGGGGCCCTCGACGTCGGTGCGGCGGCCGAAGACCGACACGAGTCCGGCGGCGTTGCCGTTGCCGATGTAGTACTTGGAACCGGTGGCCCGGAAGCCGCCCGTGCCGTCGGGCTCCAGGAGCATGTCGGTGGAGTAGATGTCCGCGCCGTGGGCCTTCTCGGACAGTCCGAAGGCGAACACCTCACCCCGGGCGAGCAGTTCCGCCGCGCGGGCACGGGCGGTCGCGTTGTCGCTCTGCCAGACGGGGCCGAGGCCGAGGATGGTGACCTGCCAGGCGTACCAGTAGTCCAGGCCGTAGAAGCCGAGGATCTCGTTGAGGGCGGCTATGCGCGCGGTGTCCCACCGCTTGTCGCCCTCGCCCTCGCCGGCGGCGGACGACGGAGTGAGGAAGGTCGCGAAGAGGCCTTCCTTGGCGGTGAAGGCGAGGAAGTCGCCGAGCCAGGCGCGGGACCGGTAGTCCTCGATCAGTTGCCGCTTGCCCCGCTCCTCGAACCAGTCGACGGTGGCGCGCAGCAACCTGCGGGTCTCCGGGTCGAAGTGCGCGGGGTCGTACGTCCGCGGGTTGAAGAGCAGCGAGTCGGCCATGAGTGCCGCCTTTCGGCTGAGGAAGGGGTGATGGTCAAGGTGTCGGCGCGGAGCTGCCACGGCGGCCACGGCTGCCGCGGAACCGCGGGTCGGGGCGCGGGTGCGAGTGCGGGCACGGGGGCTGTGACCGGTCAGCGGTCGGCTTCGAAGCCGGAGAGCGTGGCGCGGACGTCGTCGAGCCAGGCGATCATCATCCGCTCGTAGGCGATGCCGCCCCGCAGCACGACGTGCTGGAGCTCCCGCTCGGCGTCGAGCCGGCCGCCGCCGGACGCGGGCTCCCCGAAATCCCGGTCCTCGCCCGCGAGGTAGTGGGCCAGGCGGTCGGCGTGGGCCTGCCGGTGCCGCTCGACCTCGCCGATCAGGGCGGCCGGATCGTCGAAGGCGGCGCCGCGCACCTTCACCGCCAGATCGTGCCGCACGCTCTCGGGCTCGGTCGCCTCCCGGAGCCAGGCGGAGAGCGCGTCGCGCCCCGGCCCGGCGACGGAGTACTCCTTCTTGTCGGGGCGCCCGTACTGCGGGACGTCCCGGACGTCGACCCAGCCGTCGCTCTCCATGCGCTTGAGCACGCGGTAGATCTGCTGGTGGGTCGCGGTCCAGAAATACCCGATGGACCGCTCGAAGCGCCGGGCCAGCTCGTAGCCGGAGCCCGGCTTCTCCAGCAGGGAGACGAGGATCGCGTGCTCGAGCGCCATGTACACGATTTTGCTATGCACCTCGTTGCATAGCAACGCCGTCGTCATGAGACACGGCTCACCCGGTGACCGTGACGCGGTTCATCGCCGGACGCGCGCGCCCCCGCCCCCTCGCGGGCGGGCAGGGGCACGCCTCACCGGCGGGGGCACGCCCCGCACCGCTACCCCGACCGCCACTTCTGGTTGGCGGCGCCGGTGCACGACCAGATCTGCGCCCGTGCCCCGTTCGCCGAGGAGTTGTCCGTGACGTCCAGGCACTTGTTCGCGGCCGGGTTCACGACGTCGCCGGTCGAGGCGTTGTACGCCCACTGCTGGGCGCCCGTGCCGTTGCAGTCGTACAGCTGGGTCTTCGTGCCGTCCGCGGTCGCGCCCGAGGTCACGTCGAGGCACTTGCCGAGCGCGCGGACCGTGCCGTCGGTGGCGGCCGTCCACTGCTGGGCCGGGGACCCGTTGCAGTCGTAGAGCTGCACCGCCGTGCCGTTCGCGCTCGAACCGCCCGCCACGTCGAGGCACTTGCCCGCGAGCCCGACGAAGGCCCCCGAGGCCGCGCCGCCGCCGGACTGCGTGCCCGACCAGGTGAACGTGGCG encodes:
- a CDS encoding PadR family transcriptional regulator, which codes for MALEHAILVSLLEKPGSGYELARRFERSIGYFWTATHQQIYRVLKRMESDGWVDVRDVPQYGRPDKKEYSVAGPGRDALSAWLREATEPESVRHDLAVKVRGAAFDDPAALIGEVERHRQAHADRLAHYLAGEDRDFGEPASGGGRLDAERELQHVVLRGGIAYERMMIAWLDDVRATLSGFEADR
- a CDS encoding acyl-CoA dehydrogenase family protein, producing MADSLLFNPRTYDPAHFDPETRRLLRATVDWFEERGKRQLIEDYRSRAWLGDFLAFTAKEGLFATFLTPSSAAGEGEGDKRWDTARIAALNEILGFYGLDYWYAWQVTILGLGPVWQSDNATARARAAELLARGEVFAFGLSEKAHGADIYSTDMLLEPDGTGGFRATGSKYYIGNGNAAGLVSVFGRRTDVEGPDGYVFFAADSRRPEYHLVKNVVDSSKYVSEFRLEDYPVTPEDVLHTGRAAFDAALNTVNVGKFNLCTASIGICEHAMYEAVTHARNRILYGRPVTAFPHVRRELTDAYVRLVGMKLFSDRAVDYFRTAGPDDRRYLLFNPMTKMKVTTEGEKVVDLMWDVVAAKGFEKDNYFAQAAVEIRGLPKLEGTVHVNLALILKFLRNHLLDPVAHEPVPTRLEAADDAFLFRQGPARGLGSVRFHDWRPAFDAYARLANVARFREQADALCEFVLTAAPDKEQSQDLDLLLAVGQLFALVVHAQLVLEQAALAGLDEDVLDELFAVLVRDFSAHAVELHGKDSASAEQQRWALGAVRRPVVDAARSERVWQRVEALSGAYEMMP
- a CDS encoding SPFH domain-containing protein, encoding MFGYRVPAPDEAMLISGGRRGLGGAPFRVVTGHGKFVLPVFRKVRFLTLSMCESEVTETCVTRQGIALHVRAVIAFKVGNDHESIINAGQRFLSDQDQMSVLTGRIFAGHLRAIIGSMTVEEIVTERQKLAAEVLDTSKTEMAKIGLIVDSLQIQSIDDGDTGYIDAMSAPHKAAIQRQAQIAQAQATQTAAEAQQEAARKQAEYARQTAVVKAEYSAEVDRAQAQAAQAGPLAQAHAQQEVLAAQTELALRQAKLRQQQLVAEVVKPAEAEAERVRILAAAEAQRMKIQAEAAASYDRVALDRMLIDQLPQIVKEAAGGLAGANVNVLNGADGLGEIAAGLVSQGLTILDSVRQNLGSQEPDGARSSGARSENKGDGLLQLRSGKQKKSDDGPVDVD
- a CDS encoding 2Fe-2S iron-sulfur cluster-binding protein produces the protein MALPTSSVITLHINGEQHTLPVDHRTTLLDALRERLDLTGTKKGCDQGQCGACTVLVDGRRTVACLQFAVAAEGREITTIEGVADGDRLHPVQQAFLELDGYQCGYCTPGQICSAIGVLAEHAAGWPSAVTADVRPAAGPPPLTADEIRERMSGNLCRCAAYTSIVEAVAGAAQAGPPAGTDAGPQTKEPAA
- a CDS encoding TetR/AcrR family transcriptional regulator — translated: MQHEDNAKLRSDAQRNRERILEVALAELTVCPDAPLSAIARKAGVGQGTFYRNFPHREALVLEIYRHEMRQVADSAAQLLDELPPDRALRAWMDRLAEFAMTKAGLADAMRLAAGRRGGLAKPAHTPVTDAADALLRANDAVGSIRPGMTADDLILAIGGLWQLGPADDWRPRAARLLDLVMDGLRAGAPGPGGPAA
- the leuE gene encoding leucine efflux protein LeuE, with product MFGVIDLPTYLAGLVLIVLLPGPNSLYVLSVAARRGVRTGYAAAAGVWCGDAVLMTLSAAGVASLLQANAVLFGIVKYAGAGYLTWLAVGMLRAAHAMWRSRREPAARDAEPEAAVAGERPFRRALVISLFNPKAILFFVAFFVQFVDPGYAYPAVSFVVLGAFAQLASFLYLTALIFSGTRLAEAFRRRKRLSAGATTAAGALFLGFAVKLTLASA